Within Celeribacter marinus, the genomic segment CAACGTGGGCATTGTCCCCGCAACACACAAGCCCACGGTGATCACGCTGTGGTAAACAGGCGGTGATCTGCGCATGAGGTATCTGTGCAAGCGGAGTTTTGCGCATCAGGTGTCCCAAATCTCGTCTTCTTTGAAGCCGTCTGGCCCCTGTCCGCCTTCCAATTCCATCACATCGGCAAAGGTCACGCGCGCAATTTTGGTATTGATCATCAGCATCGCCTCATAAGAAGCGGGATCAAAATTGTCAGGATCAGCGGGGATCACTTCGCGGCCAAATAGCCACGACAAGCGGCCCGCATCAAGATTGCCGCGCTCGAACGGCTCTTCGCCAAAATAGATCCACAGACTTTCCATGAATGCATTGTCCGCGCGGCGATCCACATGTTTGCGATCTTTGTAGCGCTCAAGCGCCTTGAGCGGCGTCACCCCTTTGGGGTTTGCACGTCGAACGGTAAATTGAAAATCGGAGCCGGGAAGACGTCCGGGAAATCCACGGTATTTGAGCATATAGTCGCGAGCCATCAAAGAGCCTCCTGATCGGGACGGCGGGCAACACAGTCGATTTCGACCAACGCACCCACAGCCAAAGCGGTAACGCCCACAGTGGTCCGCGCGGGCAAACGGTCCGCGGGGAAATAGCTCTTATATGTGTCGTTGAACACCGCGTAATCGCGCTCGAACGCGGTTAGAAAACAACGACATTGCACAACGTGGCTTAGATCGAGGCCCAACTCGCCCAAGATGAGTGCCAGATTGTCCATAACGCGGCGTGTCTGGGCCTCGACCCCTTGTGGCAATGGCGCATCGGGGGCATCGGGGTCGGTTGGCATCTGACCCGTCAAAATCACCCATCCATCATCCTCAACCGCATGAGAAAACGGCGCGACAGGGCGCGGCCCAGTTCCGAACAAGTGGAATTTAGCAGACATTAGAAGGCCTCCCAAGCGCAGGTTGAGCCATCTCGGCTATACATCTCGAACACTTCCGCGATATCCGGATTGGGCGTTCCAAACTCCGTGGGCGCCTGCGCCAATGAAATCACGATCATCGCAGGGTCTGACGCAGCGAGGCGCGGGAGCGCAAAGCTCTCGCACAAGTACGCCAAATCGGCTTCCAAATCTTGATAGCTCATATCAGCC encodes:
- a CDS encoding RidA family protein, which encodes MSAKFHLFGTGPRPVAPFSHAVEDDGWVILTGQMPTDPDAPDAPLPQGVEAQTRRVMDNLALILGELGLDLSHVVQCRCFLTAFERDYAVFNDTYKSYFPADRLPARTTVGVTALAVGALVEIDCVARRPDQEAL
- a CDS encoding DUF6497 family protein → MRSIAILLSVFAFVPLANAEQSSVDETTIAVPSGQTVSFYESLMDHPEQDVMARFRFLAPELPTRLADMSYQDLEADLAYLCESFALPRLAASDPAMIVISLAQAPTEFGTPNPDIAEVFEMYSRDGSTCAWEAF